The following proteins come from a genomic window of Anopheles ziemanni chromosome 3, idAnoZiCoDA_A2_x.2, whole genome shotgun sequence:
- the LOC131286647 gene encoding probable tyrosyl-DNA phosphodiesterase: MESNKRKMNSNVPTKQCQYGADCYRVNPVHFREYSHPHIENLLAKASSLKDVKIPDTLNINKSVFEEQLKIVSKLFPSLNSEANHNPEKKVKMDDSRPSPTPSNLSTASTSYAEPKASSSTSSSKNSTDVVFAESRASTSNVEPKAYSSTSTGKNSIDALFAERRARMQAAQREKPTPATVQPVAPQNVAQSTSISSNTGISLQQSLPRDINSYFPVVAPRGRMAEKLAAAAPYNFFLTTITASKPTHTEPLSITFQELLDASLGQLETSVQMNFMVDIGWLLAHYFFAGYENVPLLVLYGDETPELKMVSKKKPNVTAVKVDIKTPFGVHHTKMGLYGYKDGSMRIVISTANLYEDDWHNRTQGLWVSPRLPGVPEGSDTNYGESVTDFRANLLAYLEAYKLPQLQPWMARIRKTDFSDIKVCLVASVPGGHVNTPKGPLWGHPRLGHLLAQHAAPIDDTCPLVAQSSSIGSLGPSPESWVLAEIMASFRRDSAPVGIRRQPGFRMIYPSYSNVRQSHDGLLGGGCLPYVRNTHVKQEWLKDYLHQWCSRTRHRNKAMPHIKTYCRWSHRGLYWFLLTSANLSKSAWGVYNKTGRFEKPLRINSYEIGVLFLPKLMVDENFFPMDGNKKHPPFPMPYDVPIVPYAPEDTPFLMDYLTQ, from the exons ATGGAAAGtaataaaaggaaaatgaattcGAACG TTCCGACTAAACAATGCCAATACGGAGCCGACTGCTATCGAGTAAATCCCGTACACTTCCGAGAATATTCCCATCCACACA TTGAAAATCTTCTTGCAAAAGCTTCTTCCTTGAAAGATGTTAAAATCCCCGACACTCTTAACATTAACAAAAGCGTATTCGAAGAGCAGTTGAAGATTGTTTCAAAACTGTTTCCAAGTTTAAACAGTGAGGCAAATCATAATCcggaaaagaaagtgaaaatggaTGATAGTAGGCCGTCACCAACGCCTTCAAACTTGTCCACAGCTAGTACATCCTACGCAGAACCGAAAGCTTCTTCTTCTACTAGCTCGAGCAAGAATTCTACCGATGTCGTGTTCGCTGAAAGTCGTGCCAGTACATCCAACGTAGAACCAAAAGCTTATTCTTCTACTAGCACGGGTAAGAATTCTATCGATGCACTGTTCGCAGAAAGACGGGCACGAATGCAAGCTGCACAAAGGGAGAAGCCAACACCAGCAACCGTCCAACCTGTAGCTCCACAAAACGTAGCACAATCGACCTCCATCTCTAGCAACACCGGCATTTCGTTACAACAATCACTACCCAGGGATATTAACTCGTACTTTCCTGTCGTCGCTCCCCGGGGCCGAATGGCGGAAAAGCTTGCTGCTGCGGCACCGTACAACTTCTTCCTCACCACTATAACCGCCTCCAAGCCGACGCATACGGAACCACTttcaatcacctttcaagAACTGCTAGATGCCAGTCTTGGACAGCTAGAGACGTCGGTGCAGATGAATTTTATGGTGGACATTGGGTGGCTGCTTGCGCACTATTTCTTCGCCGGCTACGAAAACGTTCCGCTGCTCGTGCTATACGGAGATGAAACTCCCGAGCTGAAGATGGTcagcaaaaagaaacccaatGTGACGGCGGTGAAGGTGGATATCAAGACACCTTTCGGAGTGCACCACACAAAGATGGGCTTGTACGGCTACAAGGATGGGTCGATGCGAATCGTCATTTCAACGGCGAATCTGTACGAGGACGATTGGCACAATCGAACGCAGGGTTTGTGGGTGAGCCCAAGGTTGCCGGGCGTCCCGGAAGGCTCCGATACGAATTATGGGGAAAGTGTGACCGATTTCAGGGCTAATTTGCTAGCCTATTTGGAAGCTTACAAGCTGCCCCAGCTGCAACCGTGGATGGCCCGAATAAGGAAGACTGATTTTTCCGACATCAA AGTATGTCTTGTTGCATCCGTACCTGGAGGTCATGTGAACACACCCAAAGGCCCGCTATGGGGTCACCCAAGATTGGGGCATCTTCTCGCGCAGCATGCAGCACCTATCGACGACACCTGTCCACTAGTGGCTCAAAGTTCTAGCATCGGTAGCCTGGGCCCATCCCCTGAGTCATGGGTGTTGGCCGAAATAATGGCCAGCTTTCGGAGGGACAGCGCTCCCGTTGGAATTCGCCGCCAGCCCGGCTTTCGCATGATCTATCCAAGCTATTCCAACGTCCGTCAAAGCCACGACGGTCTGCTTGGTGGCGGATGCCTGCCGTACGTTAGAAACACACACGTTAAGCAGGAGTGGCTCAAAGATTATCTCCACCAGTGGTGCAGCCGAACGCGGCACCGGAACAAGGCAATGCCACACATCAAAACCTACTGCCGCTGGTCGCACCGTGGGTTGTACTGGTTTCTTTTGACGTCGGCAAACCTTTCAAAGTCGGCTTGGGGCGTTTATAACAAAACGGGTAGGTTTGAGAAACCGCTTCGCATCAACAGTTATGAGATCGGGGTACTTTTCCTTCCGAAGCTGATG GTGGACGAAAACTTCTTCCCGATGGATGGGAACAAAAAGCATCCACCGTTTCCGATGCCCTACGACGTTCCGATTGTTCCGTATGCCCCGGAGGATACACCATTCCTGATGGACTATTTAACCCAGTGA
- the LOC131287534 gene encoding glucosylceramide transporter ABCA12, whose product MKLSRHADCMQIRALLKKDYLVRIRQPWMTFIQYLWPCMIFAALYILRARFQAAEIGDCQFPTRNLQANGILPFFQSYICTFENECSDVKAYAETEDFPLAPVTPVVNIVQTILDNEELYDAIVKLPEDKNFIASVTTVVTHAKFKEIESNADRLIKMLPEIRTKIGDSFDIEKLFSDDRTFSKSGNILCGRPFPRSDNIRFVDNIFYTPDYAGPDKDELNVMPTPYCKQLYLDVTNTNHGKITWRFLKPILQGKILYGPASERNDEIMKFANQTFADMGRLREFFRALDKTLQLVRTDEEARSSFEGLIALAKSPVVQLLTGGNVNIELIESLLNGILNDNDVAKAVNTIANIFDCFSADRFIPVANEQDLETRAFELNRKKLFFAGVLFENGTTNEVAYKIRMRTDDTPVTVENRNRFWFPGPEASFELDMRYHRGFVQIQHAVDMGIIRQMKKEKFDAERLASGDGGTTSSFGGFGELELDDDLDDGAEDDTEDKSAEEASEEEPATEAPVTPVVETTTENLSLLYNDLSKRLNVSQEVLNVFGSGTNSSALDDFLDFKDEDEDEVSSPTTTNAPSTTTNAASTTTNAPSSTVTKTRKRRSLLDLFLGSGAASKKSNEVTFNVAGEKFYTKQFPYPKYTKDDFKKGLYLAQAIQMTYFLALIVHVASAVRQKIWMKESGNSMLMRSMGLKSGSETVAWMITTFIEIGIVFLIGLAILYGGGILVHSSQIFLFCYLLVFGICMIAFCYMCAMFFSSASIGSVSSVILFLTTFLPYILIISLGATLSAVGKFFANLSFSTAFCYAWRHVMRMELQHRGASFMSAFQGTIADNDLKYGILMILLDAAIYFTIGYLYQRFKQDDTTFHTVKRMKLDKSIGADLRNVDVTYEKGGKKVLSDVSVTFRRDEVTCLLGRNGAGKSTIIKLLTGQVVPDVGDVHLPLDYDFISGLRNNAEKIGLCPQNDVLIPNLTAKEHLQLYARIKLTRGFDTEVSRTLENLNMGHYQNYRASDLSGGFKRRLCIAIAFLGSPNLVILDEPCSSVDTKARKNIWELIQTLRKDRAVILATHHLDEAECLSDKIVMLEDGKAIMEQSQEELKKRFTNTIYLKIFLKHQPEFEHTALIAELSKLMDGLADMRYEMTATLSQLNFRITSSSNDAQLLNIEPLLEHLANLKATNVIESFDVRNENLLNIFNTVNSTDSAPVECNGNGKERNGNGTTSHIPNGFHGPKTKEAKLGTLSIMATLFRKRLLHFTRNYRLLVCILVLPTIFEIIAMGCMTIRPPGEHDLMLNFSTALYPGAAEFYSNTSDSDEYRQAIVDDVLEHCSGDVCTLFNSSLDAYRWLLTTEHQYTERRYGGITINREKNVVWYNNKGYHSMPTWLNMLDTAVLRAELEDPSFSIRTINHPLKIEEDDLSLSSLLQQIADAGISLIILLAFSLVIAGACVYIVSERIRGEKLQQRLAGVNVFIYWTVTYIWDALIYLIAVALAMIVFKTFAIPAYVEREQLNGICLLLILYGFASIPAMHLFEKLFTDASLANMSLFCLNIITALGTLTIIILFDVMGDSDESERIRNFLNRAFLVLPQHALSDGLIELSKNYITAEIFKRYYIDSYKSPVRSELLRPHFISLIVMGVLFMLINVVIEYKLLQRLVNRLCSRTEPKVYELNGVDTVDHVVSRMDGKKKSMTADQILSVDNLRKRYGSCGGGGGGATGREVVKNVSFKLHYGECFGLLGTNGAGKSTIFAILSGELLPSGGSFTFYSNHGPSYCPQSNFLDPLLTVEEVIEFYGKLRNIESIDKLVIETLKEYHLEPYRKVLAKNLSGGNRRKLCVAVACFGQSEIILMDEPTSDLDPVTRSIVYSTIERLNTQNRSILLTSHSISEIDRICQRIAILKDGHLLTVDTPGRLKERFGNSYQVTLYLEGTREVDFVRVVKREFNVTRDILLHKNSVQFVCQVRPDEVGPLRAENGKSHKNGHVTIVLHENGNGAMVSGPGEARTASELFLKLHRFARDNNLRYTVSRCQMDQIFENVLQNHEEDHANPGFVDS is encoded by the exons ATGAAACTGTCCAGGCATGCGGACTGCATGCAGATACGAGCCCTGCTAAAGAAGGACTATCTCGTCCGGATACGTCAGCCA TGGATGACCTTCATCCAGTACCTATGGCCGTGCATGATCTTTGCCGCCCTGTACATCCTGCGAGCCCGCTTCCAGGCGGCTGAGATCGGTGACTGTCAGTTCCCGACCCGCAACCTGCAGGCGAATGGCATCCTGCCCTTCTTCCAGTCGTACATCTGCACGTTCGAGAATGAGTGCAGCGACGTCAAGGCGTACGCCGAGACGGAGGACTTCCCGCTGGCGCCGGTCACACCCGTGGTCAACATCGTGCAGACCATCCTGGACAACGAGGAGCTGTACGATGCGATCGTGAAGCTACCGGAAGATAAGAACTTCATCGCCTCCGTCACGACCGTCGTCACGCACGCGAAGTTCAAAGAGATCGAGA GCAATGCCGATCGGTTGATCAAGATGCTACCGGAGATACGCACCAAAATAGGGGACTCGTTCGATATCGAAAAGCTGTTCTCCGACGACCGGACGTTCTCCAAATCGGGCAACATCCTGTGCGGCCGGCCGTTCCCCCGCAGCGATAACATTCGGTTTGTTGACAATATTTTCTACACACCGGACTACGCCGGACCCGATAAGGACGAGCTGAACGTGATGCCGACGCCGTACTGCAAGCAGCTCTACCTAGACGTTACCAACACGAACCACGGCAAGATAACCTGGCGCTTTCTGAAGCCCATCCTGCAGGGCAAGATACTGTACGGTCCGGCGAGCGAGCGAAACGATGAAATAATGAAGTTT GCCAATCAAACGTTCGCTGATATGGGCCGACTGAGAGAGTTCTTCCGGGCGTTGGACAAAACCCTCCAACTGGTTCGCACCGATGAGGAGGCACGGTCCAGCTTCGAGGGTTTGATCGCGCTAGCGAAAAGTCCCGTAGTGCAGCTTCTGACCGGCGGCAACGTTAACATCGAGCTGATCGAGAGCCTGCTGAATGGCATTTTGAACGACAACGACGTCGCCAAGGCGGTCAACACGATCGCCAACATTTTCGACTGCTTCTCGGCCGACCGATTCATCCCGGTGGCAAACGAGCAGGATCTAGAGACGCGCGCCTTCGAGCTCAACCGGAAGAAGCTGTTCTTTGCTGGCGTCCTTTTTGAGAACGGAACTACGAACGAGGTGGCATACAAGATACGGATGCGTACGGATGACACGCCGGTTACAGTGGAGAACCGGAACCGCTTCTGGTTCCCCGGTCCGGAGGCGAGCTTCGAGCTGGACATGCGCTACCATCGGGGTTTCGTGCAGATCCAGCACGCGGTCGACATGGGCATCATTAGGCagatgaagaaagaaaagtttgACGCCGAGCGTTTGGCTAGCGGGGACGGAGGAACCACATCATCGTTCGGCGGTTTCGGCGAGCTAGAGTTAGACGATGACCTAGACGACGGAGCGGAGGATGACACTGAAGACAAGAGTGCAGAGGAAGCAAGCGAAGAGGAGCCGGCAACGGAAGCGCCGGTCACGCCAGTTGTGGAAACTACGACCGAGAATTTGTCCCTGTTGTATAACGATCTAAGCAAACGACTGAACGTATCGCAGGAAGTACTGAACGTGTTCGGAAGTGGTACGAACAGCAGTGCGCTTGATGATTTTCTCGATTTTAAGGATGAAGACGAAGATGAAGTGTCTtctccaacaacaaccaacgctccatcaacaacaaccaacgctgcatcaacaacaaccaacgCCCCATCGTCCACTGTCACAAAAACACGCAAACGTCGATCACTGTTGGATCTGTTCCTTGGTAGCGGTGCTGCAAGTAAGAAATCCAATGAGGTTACGTTCAACGTGGCGGGCGAAAAGTTTTACACCAAACAGTTTCCCTACCCGAAGTACACTAAAGATGA CTTCAAAAAGGGATTATACCTCGCACAGGCCATTCAGATGACGTACTTCCTGGCGCTAATAGTACACGTCGCTTCGGCGGTACGTCAAAAGATTTGGATGAAGGAAAGCGGAAACTCGATGCTGATGCGCTCGATGGGCTTAAAATCGGGCTCGGAAACCGTCGCCTGGATGATCACGACGTTCATCGAAATCGGCATCGTGTTTCTGATAGGACTGGCCATCCTCTACGGGGGCGGTATACTGGTGCACTCCAGCCAAATCTTTCTCTTCTGCTATCTGCTCGTGTTCGGCATTTGCATGATTGCATTTTG CTATATGTGCGCGATGTTCTTCAGCTCGGCCAGCATCGGGTCGGTGTCGAGCGTGATACTGTTTCTGACAACATTCCTGCCGTACATTCTTATCATTTCGCTCGGGGCGACCCTTTCCGCCGTCGGGAAGTTCTTCGCCAACCTCTCGTTCTCGACCGCATTCTGCTATGCCTGGCGCCACGTGATGCGTATGGAGCTGCAGCATCGGGGGGCAAGCTTTATGAGCGCCTTCCAGGGTACGATTGCGGACAATGATCTCAAGTATGGCATCCTCATGATCCTGCTGGACGCGGCGATCTACTTTACAATAGGTTATCTTTATCAACGTTTCAAACAAG ATGATACAACATTCCACACGGTAAAGCGCATGAAACTAGATAAAAGCATCGGTGCGGATCTACGAAACGTGGACGTGACGTACGAGAAAGGAGGCAAGAAGGTGCTGAGTGATGTTTCGGTCACATTCCGTCGGGATGAAGTCACCTGTCTGCTCGGACGGAACGGTGCCGGCAAAAGTACCATCAT TAAACTACTCACCGGGCAGGTTGTACCCGACGTCGGTGACGTTCACCTGCCACTGGACTATGATTTCATCTCCGGCCTAAGAAACAATGCGGAAAAGATTGGTTTGTGCCCGCAGAACGATGTACTGATACCTAATCTCACCGCCAAGGAGCACCTTCAGCTGTACGCGCGCATCAAACTAACCCGTGGTTTCGACACGGAGGTATCGCGCACGTTGGAGAACCTCAACATGGGCCACTATCAGAACTACCGAGCTTCGGATCTTTCCGGCGGGTTCAAGCGGCGACTGTGCATTGCGATCGCgttccttggatcgcccaatCTGGTCATACTGGACGAGCCGTGTAGTAGTGTGGACACGAAGGCACGGAAGAACATCTGGGAGCTGATCCAAACGCTACGGAAAGACCGCGCTGTGATACTTGCGACGCACCATCTGGACGAGGCAGAGTGTCTGAGCGATAAGATCGTGATGCTGGAGGAT GGAAAGGCCATAATGGAACAATCGCAGGAGGAGTTAAAGAAACGCTTCACCAACACTATCTATCTGAAGATCTTCTTGAAGCACCAACCGGAGTTCGAGCATACTGCGTTGATCGCGGAGCTGAGTAAACTGATGGATGGCCTTGCTGATATGCGTTACGAAATGACGGCAACTCTCAGTCAATTAAACTTTAGGATTACCTCATCATCAAATGATGCTCAACTGTTGAA TATCGAACCTCTGCTGGAACATCTAGCCAATTTGAAGGCAACCAATGTGATCGAATCGTTTGATGTACGTAACGAGAATCTGCTCAACATCTTCAACACGGTCAACTCAACTGACTCAGCACCCGTGGAGTGCAATGGAAACGGAAAGGAGCGCAATGGAAACGGAACCACTTCTCACATACCGAACGGATTCCACGGACCAAAGACGAAGGAAGCCAAACTCGGTACGCTGTCCATCATGGCCACCCTGTTCCGCAAGCGTTTGCTGCATTTTACACGCAACTATCGACTGCTGGTGTGTATACTCGTGCTGCCAACGATTTTTGAGATCATCGCCATGGGATGCATGACCATCCGGCCGCCAGGAGAACACGACTTGATGTTAAACTTCTCCACCGCGCTCTACCCAGGGGCGGCGGAGTTCTACAGCAACACCAGCGATAGCGATGAGTATCGACAAGCGATCGTTGATGATGTACTGGAGCATTGCTCGGGGGATGTTTGTACGTTGTTTAACTCCTCGCTGGACGCATACCGGTGGCTTCTTACGACGGAACACCAGTACACGGAGCGACGCTATGGAGGAATTACGATAAATCGGGAGAAGAACGTCGTGTGGTACAACAACAAGGGTTACCATTCGATGCCCACCTGGTTGAACATGCTCGATACGGCTGTGTTGCGGGCGGAACTTGAGGATCCGAGCTTCTCAATCCGCACCATTAACCATCCGTTGAAGATCGAGGAAGATGATCTGTCGCTTTCGTCATT ACTTCAACAGATCGCCGATGCGGGAATCTCTCTGATCATATTGCTGGCCTTCAGTTTGGTTATCGCTGGAGCCTGTGTGTACATCGTAAGCGAGCGCATTCGTGGTGAGAAGCTACAGCAGCGTTTGGCTGGAGTGAACGTGTTCATCTATTGGACCGTGACGTACATCTGGGATGCACTG aTATACCTCATCGCTGTTGCTCTCGCCATGATCGTCTTCAAAACGTTCGCCATTCCGGCGTACGTCGAGCGGGAACAGTTGAACGGAATCTGTCTGTTATTGATCCTGTATGGTTTTGCATCGATTCCTGCGATGCACCTCTTCGAAAAACTGTTCACCGATGCGAGTTTGGCCAACATGTCACTCTTCTGCCTGAACATCATCACGGCCCTGGGCACGCTGACCATCATCATCCTGTTCGACGTAATGGGCGACAGTGACGAGTCGGAGCGCATCCGTAACTTCCTCAACCGCGCCTTCCTCGTACTGCCACAGCACGCGCTATCCGATGGACTCATCGAGCTGTCCAAGAACTACATCACGGCGGAGATCTTCAAGCGGTACTACATCGATTCCTACAAGTCGCCAGTGCGTAGCGAGCTCCTTCGACCTCATTTCATATCGCTGATCGTGATGGGAGTGCTCTTCATGCTGATCAACGTGGTGATCGAGTACAAGCTGTTGCAGCGGTTGGTCAACCGTCTCTGTAGCCGCACGGAACCGAAAGTGTACGAGCTGAACGGCGTCGACACGGTGGACCATGTCGTTAGCCGGATGGACGGCAAGAAGAAATCGATGACGGCCGATCAGATCCTGTCGGTGGATAATCTGAGGAAACGATATGGTAGctgtggtggcggcggtggtggagcgACCGGCAGGGAGGTTGTCAAGAATGTGTCCTTCAAGCTGCACTACGGCGAGTGCTTCGGATTGCTTGGCACGAACGGAGCAGGCAAATCGACGATATTCGCGATACTCTCCGGGGAGTTGCTGCCATCCGGGGGCAGTTTTACCTTTTACAGCAAT CATGGTCCCTCGTACTGTCCACAGAGTAACTTCCTCGATCCGCTGCTCACCGTTGAGGAAGTGATCGAGTTCTACGGCAAGCTGCGCAACATTGAGTCGATAGACAAGCTCGTGATCGAAACGCTCAAAGAGTATCACCTAGAGCCGTACCGGAAGGTGTTGGCCAAGAATTTGAGTGGTGGAAATCGCCGTAAGCTGTGTGTCGCTGTGGCCTGTTTTGGGCAGTCGGAGATCATCCTGATGGACGAACCGACCAGCGATCTTGATCCAGTGACACGTTCGATTGTGTATAGCACCATCGAGAGGTTGAACACCCAGAACCGTTCGATTCTGCTTACCTCGCACAGCATCTCCGAGATCGATCGGATTTGTCAACGTATAGCGATCCTGAAGGATGGCCATCTGCTGACGGTCGACACACCCGGTCGGCTGAAGGAACGCTTCGGTAACAGCTACCAGGTGACGCTGTACCTCGAGGGTACTCGAGAGGTAGACTTTGTACGG GTTGTTAAGCGCGAATTCAACGTCACACGGGACATCCTTCTGCACAAGAACTCCGTGCAATTCGTGTGCCAGGTGCGGCCGGATGAAGTCGGTCCGTTGAGAGCGGAAAATGGTAAATCACATAAAAATGGCCACGTAACGATCGTCCTGCACGAGAATGGCAATGGAGCAATGGTGAGCGGCCCGGGAGAAGCACGGACCGCCAGTGAGCTGTTCCTAAAGTTGCATCGCTTTGCGCGGGACAACAACCTCCGGTACACGGTGTCACGATGCCAAATGGATCAG ATATTTGAAAACGTCCTTCAAAACCACGAAGAGGATCACGCCAATCCGGGGTTCGTAGATAGCTAG
- the LOC131285880 gene encoding mitochondrial genome maintenance exonuclease 1-like, with protein sequence MFKLISFRTFSTASKLADVKLSKADVIKRLNYENKALFGAVVKPKKKKSTPSKATVQEPTDESEFSSEMFWLSKNVSRLQGQKASDAVATVESIVPSCGLLTPFTPNELNAITKFPIVPTKKGIIEKGWSMHEKNESNEYKSPSVNRVLSATMPEASRQALLRWKMGKIAELGEEGFQMLQKDIFERGSHLHSTLETWLSGNDPSDEMIGKSGTLWKSIYGALSEVERPAKIVERKLYHPYLHYNGVVDCITAIRGQPHIIEWKTSDNPKATVAATYDAPIQLCAYLGALQASNKWSEGKLQNGAIFVAYTDGKPAHVHLLSASEMRRYWQLWLQRLQEYWIRYRDGTLPESI encoded by the exons ATGTTCAAGTTAATTTCTTTTCGTACCTTCAGTACTGCTTCTAAACTTGCCGACGTAAAACTATCGAAAGCAGACGTTATAAAGCGGCTAAACTATGAAAACAAAGCTCTTTTTGGTGCGGTGGTAAAacccaagaagaagaaatcgaCTCCTTCAAAAGCAACTGTTCAAGAGCCGACGGATGAGTCGGAGTTTTCTTCCGAAATGTTCTGGCTTAGTAAAAATGTGTCCCGATTGCAAGGACAGAAAGCTAGTGATGCCGTAGCAACAGTCGAATCCATCGTCCCATCTTGTGGATTACTTACACCATTTACCCCCAACGAATTAAACGCAATCACAAAGTTTCCCATTGTGCCTACCAAAAAGGGTATAATTGAAAAAGGATGGTCAATGCATGAAAAGAATGAATCAAATGAGTACAAATCTCCTTCGGTCAATCGTGTTCTATCCGCCACAATGCCCGAAGCATCCCGTCAGGCGTTACTACgctggaaaatggggaaaatcgCCGAACTTGGCGAGGAAGGATTCCAAATGCTGCAGAAAGATATATTTGAACGTGGAAGTCACTTACACTCGACACTAGAAACGTGGTTGTCGGGAAATGATCCATCGGATGAAATGATAGGAAAATCTGGTACGCTCTGGAAAAGCATTTACGGAGCACTGAGTGAAGTCGAAAGACCAGcgaaaattgttgaacgaaaACTGTACCATCCCTACCTTCACTACAATGGTGTAGTCGATTGCATAACGGCGATAAG AGGCCAACCACATATCATTGAATGGAAAACGTCGGACAATCCAAAGGCAACCGTTGCGGCGACGTACGACGCACCAATTCAACTGTGTGCCTATCTGGGTGCTTTACAAGCAAGCAATAAATGGTCTGaaggaaaattgcaaaacgGAGCAATATTCGTTGCCTACACCGATGGAAAACCTGCCCACGTTCATCTGTTGAGCGCCTCCGAAATGCGTCGATATTGGCAGCTGTGGCTTCAGCGTCTGCAGGAGTATTGGATTCGTTATAGAGACGGCACACTACCGGAATCGATTTAA
- the LOC131285879 gene encoding neuronal acetylcholine receptor subunit alpha-5-like produces the protein MHEDLSAPRLQACLVNIAKMNWPLLGVFLLALVLGPCHANRKYNVSFAELHKCKQYNAISGYNYRAFFKIHALDNHRLSNETDTIIDLFLYVMGSRDGHILLTQEAKVTAVALEIVLGGGANAFSQIRSGQKGLAVKTKSTVSLLSPIDPLPVRVNVGANGQIKVYAGNLSSEPLMETLISNMNVTSLKYVSFTTWSTAIAAWFYDCPDPSSTTNITNGTIVEGNELELLIDDKDRLKQNFLNASPQLDPPENFTGVVVSQLYVAGFSYDQTTSLIELSGTMRMSWKDPRYSWNASDYNGTHVLGDVCNAIWVPSFDPTSLFTGPFSFCIVLDDGTVLTVIEQFRWVNFCGILESYRWPYDSNTCQLRLAALGYERTVPLWLANQTVTYHAEFEQSQWTLKQLAKHEEHSETLYGIVPVLGLHIMMDRKSEIHSSSIYPTYFVANLLICISFLTEGRSRLLLNSLGLIVLLHSFLNLSTVVPPGGIPKIYIFFQWTLVFYVVSSVFFVIDLWLKRSRATLAPGSWLNRVISFPALRYALAMDQRSNYNTLEHKNVRWDEVTCVLNRIMLVVVVIFFSIGYTKP, from the exons ATGCACGAGGACCTCAGTGCCCCGAGGTTGCAAGCA TGCCTGGTCAACATTGCCAAGATGAATTGGCCGCTTTTGGGAGTCTTCCTACTGGCACTAGTTTTGGGACCGTGCCACGCGAACAGGAAGTACAACGTCAGTTTCGCTG AGTTGCATAAATGCAAACAGTATAATGCCATCAGCGGATACAATTATCGAGCATTCTTCAAAATACACGCCCTGGATAATCATCGCCTCAGTAATGAAACGGATACGATCATCGATTTGTTCTTGTACGTGATGGGGTCTCGCGATGGTCATATCTTGTTGACTCAGGAAGCTAAAGTAACGGCAGTGGCACTAGAGATAG TGCTTGGCGGTGGTGCGAACGCGTTCTCGCAAATTCGGTCAGGCCAGAAAGGACTTGCAGTGAAGACAAAGTCAACTGTTTCGCTCCTATCCCCAATCGATCCACTGCCGGTGCGTGTCAATGTCGGCGCCAATGGGCAGATTAAAGTATACGCCGGAAACCTCTCTTCGGAACCATTGATGGAGACGTTGATATCCAATATGAACGTGACATCTCTGAAGTACGTCAGCTTCACAACCTGGAGCACGGCCATAGCGGCGTGGTTCTACGATTGCCCTGATCCGTCCTCCACCACGAACATCACCAACGGCACGATTGTCGAAGGCAACGAGCTGGAGTTATTGATCGATGACAAGGATCGACTCAAGCAGAACTTCCTTAACGCTTCGCCTCAACTTGATCCTCCGGAAAACTTTACCGGCGTTGTGGTGTCACAGTTATACGTGGCTGGATTCAGCTACGATCAAACCACCAGCCTGATCGAGCTGTCCGGGACGATGCGGATGTCCTGGAAAGATCCACGCTACAGCTGGAACGCCTCGGACTACAACGGCACTCATGTCCTTGGGGATGTTTGTAACGCCATCTGGGTGCCCAGCTTCGACCCTACGAGTCTCTTCACGGGACCCTTCTCGTTCTGCATCGTCCTTGACGACGGCACCGTACTGACGGTGATCGAGCAGTTCAGGTGGGTAAATTTTTGTGGCATTTTAGAGAGCTACCGATGGCCGTACGACAGCAATACCTGCCAGCTGCGCCTGGCTGCGTTAGGATACGAGCGAACTGTCCCCCTGTGGCTGGCCAATCAGACGGTG ACATATCATGCTGAGTTCGAGCAGTCTCAGTGGACCCTAAAACAACTAGCGAAACACGAGGAGCACTCCGAAACACTGTATGGGATCGTTCCAGTGCTGGGACTGCACATTATGATGGACCGGAAAAGTGAAATACATTCTTCATCGATATACCCGACATACTTCG TGGCTAACTTGCTGATATGCATTTCCTTCCTGACGGAGGGTCGTTCACGATTGTTACTGAACTCGCTTGGTCTGATTGTGTTGCTTCACTCGTTTTTGAACTTATCCACCGTTGTTCCGCCTGGAGGGATaccaaaaatat ACATCTTCTTCCAATGGACACTGGTGTTCTACGTGGTTTCATCGGTTTTCTTTGTAATTGACCTTTGGCTGAAGCGATCCCGGGCTACACTGGCACCAGGATCGTGGTTGAATCGTGTCATCAGCTTCCCAGCTCTTCGCTATGCACTCGCCATGGATCAGCGTAGC AATTACAATACCCTCGAGCACAAGAACGTCCGGTGGGACGAAGTGACGTGTGTACTGAACCGGATTATGCTGGTTGTAGTAGTGATTTTCTTCTCTATCGGCTACACAAAACCGTAG